In one Butyrivibrio proteoclasticus B316 genomic region, the following are encoded:
- a CDS encoding aldo/keto reductase, with product MEYRQNRNGEPISILGYGCMRFTTNGLGIDIDKTEKEIMKAYEMGVNYFDTAYVYSGSEAALGEILERNGIREKVNIATKLPQYLVGSRAALDKYFDEELKRLRTTYVDYYLMHHMTALNQWDKLERVGIREWVEEKKKSGQIRNIGFSYHGNTEDFIGILDSYDWDFCQIQYNYMDEHSQAGRKGLEYAAKKGIPVVIMEPLRGGKLVNLLPNKAKELIRAQDTGYTPAEYGLRWLWNQPEVTCVLSGMNSIEMVEENCRIASDAKAGSFTQADFELIDQVKKIISESELVGCTGCRYCMPCPKGVDIPALFRVYNMTALESKSAARFEYAQTVGLKKEPAFATQCIECGKCEQHCPQSIPIRKMIKEADKVVRPLPYKIGIDIVRKFMLRG from the coding sequence ATGGAGTACAGGCAGAATAGAAACGGGGAACCGATATCAATCCTTGGCTATGGATGTATGCGTTTTACTACAAATGGCCTTGGTATAGACATTGATAAGACAGAAAAAGAGATAATGAAAGCCTATGAGATGGGCGTTAATTATTTTGATACTGCTTATGTTTACTCAGGTAGTGAAGCAGCTCTTGGAGAAATCCTTGAACGAAATGGCATCAGAGAAAAGGTAAATATAGCAACCAAGCTTCCTCAGTATCTTGTTGGTAGCAGAGCTGCTCTTGATAAGTATTTTGATGAAGAATTAAAGAGACTTCGTACAACATATGTAGATTATTATCTTATGCACCATATGACAGCCCTGAATCAGTGGGACAAGCTCGAAAGAGTCGGAATCAGAGAATGGGTTGAGGAAAAGAAAAAGAGCGGACAGATCAGGAATATCGGTTTTTCCTATCATGGAAACACAGAGGACTTCATAGGTATCCTTGATTCATACGACTGGGATTTCTGTCAGATTCAGTATAATTACATGGATGAGCATTCTCAGGCAGGTCGTAAGGGACTTGAATATGCAGCCAAGAAGGGAATTCCTGTAGTCATCATGGAGCCTCTTCGCGGAGGTAAGCTTGTTAACCTTCTTCCCAATAAGGCAAAAGAGCTGATAAGAGCGCAGGATACAGGCTATACTCCTGCAGAGTACGGCCTTAGATGGTTATGGAATCAGCCGGAAGTCACATGCGTTTTGTCAGGAATGAACTCAATTGAAATGGTTGAGGAGAATTGCAGGATTGCATCTGATGCAAAGGCAGGCTCTTTTACCCAGGCAGATTTTGAGCTAATAGATCAGGTCAAGAAAATAATATCTGAATCAGAGCTTGTAGGATGTACTGGCTGCAGATATTGTATGCCTTGCCCTAAGGGAGTTGATATTCCTGCATTATTTAGAGTTTACAATATGACTGCCCTTGAGAGTAAATCGGCAGCCAGATTTGAATATGCCCAGACTGTCGGACTTAAGAAAGAGCCGGCATTTGCAACTCAGTGTATAGAATGTGGAAAGTGTGAACAGCATTGTCCTCAGAGCATACCGATCAGGAAGATGATCAAAGAGGCAGACAAGGTCGTACGCCCTCTTCCTTACAAGATTGGAATAGATATAGTCAGAAAGTTCATGCTAAGAGGATAA
- a CDS encoding CapA family protein, translating to MMKSFLFKKVNFKKLLLSFGIVVASCVAISAVLGWERNFIPNWVRWQEKSIELKFDEDKARYTTEIKSKRLEVRSDKGERTFLTDEKLKIQDALTTDIDSDGKPEIIAVVWKKGLFGRHRPFWIQSDEKTYSQHVFIYGVDEKGTVTQKWFASETGILINRMKLMEKNNRILLFEDIDGNCTLWKWESFGLKNIENKVSFVAFGDNLIHTPIYEYANRAEKGKFDFLYKPFLDDIKSADIAAFNAESALVDDARMISGYPSFGAPTAVGDAIVNAGFDIAVCANNHILDKGIGELEYTKRFYESENLICPGIQDRKDVSLRPYELISRNGISFAIFSYTYGTNAGDISEKFPYVVHYLPKSDEERNELLWNLQRAREEADIVMVFAHWGDEYQEAANSGQREMAALFAKGGADIVIGSHPHVIQEVEEIERPDGEKCLVYYSLGNFVADQGMEAGTKAGGEAVISFEHTYDGVKVTGHELREITSYWKDLIKTK from the coding sequence ATGATGAAGAGCTTTTTATTTAAAAAAGTTAACTTTAAGAAGCTACTGCTATCCTTTGGGATAGTAGTAGCTTCTTGCGTTGCAATAAGCGCAGTTTTGGGGTGGGAAAGAAACTTTATTCCGAATTGGGTTAGATGGCAGGAAAAAAGCATTGAACTAAAGTTTGATGAAGATAAGGCAAGATATACAACGGAAATAAAGTCAAAACGTCTGGAAGTAAGAAGCGACAAAGGTGAAAGAACTTTTTTAACAGATGAAAAGCTTAAGATCCAGGACGCTTTAACTACGGATATTGACAGTGATGGAAAGCCTGAAATCATTGCAGTTGTCTGGAAGAAGGGACTATTTGGCAGACACAGACCCTTTTGGATACAGTCTGATGAAAAGACATATTCGCAGCATGTATTTATATATGGAGTTGATGAGAAGGGTACAGTAACTCAGAAATGGTTTGCCTCTGAAACCGGAATCCTTATAAACAGAATGAAACTTATGGAAAAGAATAACAGGATTCTTTTATTTGAGGATATCGATGGTAACTGTACCCTCTGGAAATGGGAGAGTTTTGGGCTTAAGAATATAGAGAATAAGGTCAGTTTTGTAGCCTTTGGAGACAATCTGATACACACTCCGATTTATGAATATGCAAACAGAGCCGAAAAGGGAAAATTTGATTTTCTCTATAAGCCTTTTTTAGATGACATAAAAAGCGCTGATATTGCTGCATTTAATGCAGAGTCTGCTTTAGTAGATGATGCCAGAATGATATCAGGATACCCTTCTTTTGGAGCTCCGACCGCCGTTGGTGATGCTATTGTAAATGCCGGCTTTGACATCGCTGTATGTGCCAATAACCATATTCTTGATAAAGGAATAGGAGAACTTGAATATACCAAAAGGTTCTATGAATCAGAAAATCTAATATGTCCGGGAATTCAGGATAGGAAAGATGTTTCTCTTAGGCCCTATGAACTTATTAGTAGAAACGGTATTTCTTTTGCCATATTTTCATATACCTACGGAACAAATGCAGGGGATATATCAGAGAAATTCCCATATGTAGTTCATTATCTTCCAAAGAGTGATGAAGAACGAAATGAGCTACTCTGGAATTTACAAAGAGCACGAGAAGAAGCAGATATTGTAATGGTTTTTGCTCATTGGGGAGATGAATACCAAGAAGCGGCAAATTCCGGACAGAGAGAAATGGCGGCTCTTTTTGCCAAGGGCGGAGCTGATATAGTCATAGGAAGTCATCCGCATGTAATTCAGGAAGTTGAAGAAATCGAAAGACCTGATGGAGAAAAATGCCTTGTATATTACTCGCTGGGCAATTTTGTAGCGGACCAGGGAATGGAAGCCGGCACAAAGGCTGGAGGAGAGGCAGTCATAAGCTTTGAACATACCTATGATGGGGTAAAAGTTACAGGACATGAGCTAAGAGAAATAACGTCATATTGGAAAGATCTGATAAAAACTAAATAA
- a CDS encoding Y-family DNA polymerase, giving the protein MQNKTNVRQNYYIAIDLKSFYASVECQDLDRNPLTTNLVVADRSRTEKTICLAVSPSLKKFGIPGRARLFEVTQRVKEINAERLRKAPGHKFTGESDDEEALDKDPSLKLSFIAAVPRMSRYIELSTQIYQIYLRYISPEDIHVYSIDEVFMDVTKYLGIYNKTPRELAQEMIKNVMKETGITATAGIGTNMYLAKVAMDIVAKHTMPDENGVRMAELDEISYRKLLWDHEPLTDFWRVGRGYTKKLNALGIRTMGDIARCSLGGERDFFNEDILYKQFGINAELLIDHAWGYEPCTMEMVKAYKPDNNSVSQGQVLHCPYTFDKGRIIVKEMAEALAMQLMEEEKVTDQIVLSVGYDIESLNDPEIRKKYHGEIAKDYYGRLVPVHAHGSDNLEEFTNLSSHIIESALRIYDIQVNEALLIRRINIVAAHVLSEADAAREKESSYEQLSLFVDYDKKEQERKEKESKDAKAKALQKATMEIQKKFGKTAIVRGTAYEEGATGLDRAKQIGGHKA; this is encoded by the coding sequence ATGCAAAACAAAACTAATGTTCGTCAAAATTATTATATTGCAATAGATCTTAAGTCTTTTTATGCATCTGTTGAATGTCAGGATTTAGACCGCAATCCGCTCACCACAAACCTTGTGGTTGCTGACAGGAGCAGAACTGAAAAGACTATTTGTCTTGCAGTTTCTCCATCTCTTAAAAAGTTTGGAATTCCCGGAAGAGCAAGGCTATTTGAAGTTACTCAAAGAGTTAAAGAGATAAATGCAGAAAGGCTGCGCAAAGCCCCGGGGCATAAGTTCACAGGCGAATCCGATGATGAAGAAGCCCTGGATAAAGACCCATCTCTTAAGCTTTCCTTCATTGCCGCAGTTCCAAGAATGTCTAGGTATATCGAGCTCAGCACTCAGATTTATCAAATTTACCTTAGATACATTTCTCCTGAGGATATCCATGTCTATTCTATTGACGAAGTATTTATGGATGTTACCAAGTATCTTGGGATATATAACAAGACTCCCAGAGAGCTTGCGCAGGAGATGATCAAAAATGTAATGAAAGAAACCGGGATAACTGCGACTGCCGGAATAGGAACAAATATGTACCTTGCCAAGGTAGCTATGGATATTGTTGCCAAACACACTATGCCCGATGAAAATGGTGTGCGTATGGCTGAACTTGACGAAATCAGCTACAGAAAGCTTTTGTGGGATCATGAACCTCTTACTGACTTTTGGAGAGTTGGCCGTGGTTATACCAAAAAACTCAATGCTCTCGGGATCAGAACCATGGGAGATATCGCTAGATGCAGCCTTGGAGGAGAGAGAGATTTTTTTAACGAAGATATTCTCTACAAACAGTTTGGTATTAATGCCGAGCTTTTAATTGACCATGCCTGGGGCTATGAACCATGCACAATGGAGATGGTCAAGGCCTACAAACCCGATAACAACAGTGTCAGTCAGGGGCAGGTTCTTCACTGCCCGTATACCTTTGATAAGGGCAGGATAATAGTTAAAGAAATGGCTGAAGCCCTTGCAATGCAGCTGATGGAAGAGGAGAAGGTTACAGACCAGATCGTTCTGTCTGTTGGTTATGACATTGAAAGTCTAAATGACCCTGAGATCAGGAAAAAATATCACGGAGAAATTGCCAAAGACTACTATGGCCGTCTTGTTCCTGTACACGCCCACGGAAGTGATAATCTTGAAGAATTTACAAATCTTAGTAGTCACATTATTGAGAGTGCTCTTAGGATCTATGACATACAGGTTAATGAAGCTCTCCTTATAAGACGTATTAATATTGTCGCGGCACATGTTCTAAGTGAAGCAGATGCAGCCAGGGAAAAAGAATCCTCTTATGAGCAGCTGTCTCTTTTTGTAGATTATGATAAAAAGGAACAGGAGAGGAAGGAGAAAGAGTCCAAGGATGCCAAGGCCAAGGCGCTTCAGAAGGCTACTATGGAAATACAAAAGAAATTCGGAAAGACTGCGATCGTTCGTGGAACTGCCTATGAAGAAGGCGCCACAGGACTAGACAGAGCTAAACAGATTGGTGGACACAAGGCATGA
- a CDS encoding DUF3160 domain-containing protein, with protein MKKKVLAVLLIAAMLTGCGNAASVDTNSSESTSDQEAETVQNENKTDSANSGTDIVPISTNESLLGSEETIYYDQGLVPSIPEYKVEQGLTNVVIHPSLRYRLDISEESEYNHPQALIDKLSENSFAIIPGYAEEFFDVYEGNRYGQIPNFITVDSLMHTYHLYFAHLMKTSEKTYLADELKSLGADMLRLSEEQFEALKGTEWENAARRNVAFFYIGSLLQDEATEIPTAALDDESICRDEYDKIMAAAGIDDCALTGLVEDYSQYKVRGYYEGDEQLEKYFRAMMWYGRIGFALDNEDMVKSAILQTCALSTVQNKWDGIYKITSFFAGASDDPGFIEFNQILTDVYGQISDVQGLSADSASLNEVMNKVKDLKMPQINSVPVEDGDNPVIPTYRFMGQRFTVDAAIMQRLVYSSVKENSNGEKRYLPDVLDTPAALGSDEALKILEEKGATDYEGYTDNLTIMSEHFNNDDATLWNASLYSGWLNTLRPLLEEKGQGYPSYMHSSEWNKKNLETFAGSYTELKHDTVLYAKQIMAEMGGGDEEVLDDRGYVDPQPVVYSRFKFLSEKTKEGLDGYGMLSDSSRENLDKLSEIAGTLLAISEKELKNEELSDDDYEFIRSYGGYIEHFWREANQDNLDEELYDSNQAPCEVVTDIATDPNGTVLEIGTGRVDTIYVVFPIDGELHVAVGGAYSFYQFEESIDNRLTDSQWRNMMKGGYLDDNWDWITVENKYERADWTKSYRVGE; from the coding sequence ATGAAGAAAAAAGTATTGGCTGTACTTCTGATTGCTGCAATGCTCACAGGTTGTGGAAATGCTGCAAGTGTAGACACTAATTCATCTGAAAGCACATCAGATCAGGAGGCGGAAACAGTTCAGAATGAGAATAAGACTGATTCTGCAAATTCAGGAACAGACATTGTTCCTATTTCTACTAATGAGTCACTTCTTGGAAGTGAAGAAACGATCTATTATGACCAGGGACTTGTTCCGTCAATTCCAGAATATAAGGTAGAGCAAGGACTTACTAATGTTGTGATACATCCGAGTCTCAGGTACAGGCTCGATATATCAGAAGAGAGTGAATATAATCATCCACAGGCTCTTATTGATAAACTGTCAGAGAATAGTTTTGCTATTATTCCCGGGTATGCTGAAGAATTCTTTGATGTTTATGAAGGAAACAGATACGGTCAGATTCCTAACTTTATCACAGTTGATTCTCTGATGCATACATATCACTTATATTTTGCGCATCTCATGAAGACCTCAGAAAAGACATATCTTGCTGATGAGCTGAAGAGCCTTGGAGCAGATATGCTCAGGCTTTCAGAGGAGCAGTTTGAAGCCCTTAAGGGAACTGAATGGGAGAATGCAGCTCGCAGAAATGTAGCATTTTTCTATATTGGAAGTCTTCTTCAGGATGAGGCAACAGAGATTCCAACAGCAGCTTTAGATGATGAGAGTATCTGCAGGGATGAATATGACAAAATAATGGCAGCTGCAGGAATTGATGATTGTGCGCTTACAGGACTTGTCGAGGACTATAGTCAGTACAAGGTACGCGGATATTACGAGGGAGATGAGCAGCTTGAGAAGTATTTCAGAGCCATGATGTGGTATGGCAGGATCGGATTTGCCCTTGATAATGAAGATATGGTAAAGAGCGCGATTCTCCAGACCTGTGCTCTTAGTACGGTTCAGAATAAATGGGATGGAATATATAAGATCACAAGCTTTTTTGCCGGAGCTTCAGATGATCCGGGCTTTATAGAGTTTAATCAGATACTAACAGACGTTTACGGACAGATTTCTGATGTACAAGGTCTGTCAGCTGATAGTGCTTCGTTAAATGAAGTGATGAATAAAGTCAAAGACCTCAAAATGCCTCAGATCAACTCAGTTCCAGTAGAAGATGGAGACAATCCTGTTATTCCAACCTATAGATTTATGGGACAGAGATTTACAGTAGATGCAGCTATCATGCAAAGGCTTGTATACAGCTCGGTAAAAGAAAATTCGAATGGAGAAAAGAGATATCTTCCTGATGTACTCGATACTCCTGCTGCACTTGGCTCAGATGAAGCGCTGAAAATCCTTGAAGAAAAGGGCGCTACAGACTATGAAGGATACACAGATAATCTGACGATCATGTCTGAGCACTTTAACAATGACGATGCGACGCTTTGGAATGCAAGTCTTTATTCAGGATGGCTCAACACCCTTAGACCACTTTTGGAAGAAAAAGGTCAGGGATATCCTTCATATATGCATAGCAGTGAGTGGAACAAAAAGAATCTCGAAACCTTTGCAGGGTCTTACACAGAGCTCAAACATGACACAGTTCTTTATGCTAAACAGATAATGGCAGAAATGGGTGGTGGCGATGAAGAAGTGCTGGATGACAGAGGATATGTTGACCCACAGCCTGTTGTTTACAGCAGATTCAAATTCCTGTCAGAAAAGACCAAAGAAGGTCTTGATGGTTATGGGATGTTAAGTGATTCATCCAGAGAAAATCTCGATAAGCTTTCGGAAATAGCAGGAACTCTTTTGGCAATATCAGAAAAAGAGCTTAAAAATGAAGAACTTAGCGATGACGACTACGAATTTATCAGAAGCTACGGCGGATATATAGAGCATTTCTGGAGAGAAGCTAATCAGGATAACCTTGATGAAGAGCTCTATGACAGTAATCAGGCGCCATGTGAAGTAGTCACAGATATAGCAACTGATCCAAATGGAACAGTTCTGGAAATTGGTACGGGAAGAGTTGACACTATCTACGTAGTATTTCCTATTGATGGGGAGCTCCATGTTGCAGTGGGTGGTGCATACAGCTTCTATCAGTTTGAAGAGAGCATTGACAATCGTCTTACAGATTCCCAGTGGAGAAATATGATGAAGGGCGGATATCTGGATGACAACTGGGATTGGATTACTGTAGAGAACAAATATGAAAGAGCTGACTGGACAAAGAGCTACAGAGTTGGTGAATGA
- a CDS encoding endo-1,4-beta-xylanase, whose product MHKRWLGISSFVMAGLLTVTNVGTGVTQVFAAEAATGSSLVAEVEEAAVEESSAETSVEDAADEASSEASVAEEATEESSDESAKEATDEASAETSAEPAEEENSLVFFNRWNQSAKTSGKLVFSKQYEEYCYDLGETVPVANVKALTVKVSKQDKNVAIKLYDADMTEKYANYGCDKNCEYVFNPTYDGNVRYIGVMSMASGEAEYPYGITIDEVVVDKQETEAPKNEETIVLEGDALKFTEAWEGTEVDGATLEFDKEWREYRVSLGKTLPGPDVKSVKVTFAEANKQSICIKTYGGGTELKADYGKNGSKSYTTYPNVTADVDAIAIMAMNEQTYPFSVTVEKIEVVVDTTPAEDRPQAGVEYDIVDLRKPVAELMGDDFIIGTAASYDEFGDPLDMELVYKHFNGVTLGNELKPDSMLRKDAEIVDYELNGEMVPFPVLDFSRPEDRLDRFVKWNEEHPEKKIQVRGHVLVWHSQTPSFFFHEDYDTSKPYVTPDVMNKRLEIYIREVAKHFTAEDSKYKDLFYGWDVVNEAVSDGTGTYRNASERSEWWGVYGSQEFITNAFVYANRYMPADIALFYNDYNETVSSKMGGICQLLRDVKATPGARIDGMGMQAHYQIASNNPSMEQFKTAAKAYAAIVDQVQVTELDFKGATSAKDDRLAERYKAVYDTIRRLREDGVNFTGMTIWGVTDKHSWLQSSNNNGGGADGSARQYPLLFDDYYKAKDCFWAIANAGELEPEVKSITLVQNVNNDFSAGNVYEFVAGKFIPMWSENGIDVKVVIKDTTTGQDDFFTVYADDGTGIKSVVVKREEATENENGYEAVVNVPVDFEALTANKVKFDIVVNDGDFLAVFNDTTFKHAQSSKFFAETVIKPLAVVKKGTPVIDGEFDDEAWKTADELPVAIKVGAKASASAKILWDDEYLYVLADVKDSVLNKASSDAWEQDSVEIFVDENNNKTSTYEADDKQYRINFENTHSFNGTKCVEENIKSEVVVTEDGYKIEAALKWTDIAPVEGAKVGLDIQVNDADNSGKRVGTLNWADKTGNGWSSTEVFGTILLADGSDVPTPEVPTPETPEEPEGTLVTKYGKTYVVTANGEKLTGLQKVDGNMYYCKADGKVSKNALFTFEGAVYCAGADGVLARNVKLEKYHNEYFFGDDCKAKTGFVTYDGQDYFCKDNGRVAKDYMITVGDKKYYAKKDGTLAKNEQIVKLFRRYTFDENGVLIKTEKGIF is encoded by the coding sequence ATGCACAAAAGATGGTTGGGGATATCATCGTTTGTTATGGCAGGTCTTTTAACTGTAACAAATGTTGGTACCGGTGTAACACAGGTATTTGCTGCAGAAGCAGCAACTGGTAGCTCACTGGTTGCTGAAGTGGAAGAAGCAGCAGTAGAAGAAAGTTCAGCTGAGACAAGTGTAGAAGATGCTGCTGATGAGGCTTCTTCTGAGGCTTCAGTGGCTGAAGAAGCTACAGAGGAGTCTTCAGATGAATCTGCAAAGGAAGCAACAGATGAGGCTTCAGCTGAAACATCAGCAGAGCCAGCTGAAGAAGAAAATAGTCTTGTTTTCTTTAACAGATGGAATCAGAGTGCCAAGACTTCAGGAAAGCTCGTTTTTTCCAAGCAGTATGAGGAGTATTGCTATGATCTTGGAGAGACAGTTCCAGTAGCTAATGTTAAGGCACTTACTGTAAAAGTTTCTAAACAGGATAAGAACGTTGCAATCAAGCTCTATGACGCAGACATGACTGAGAAGTATGCAAATTATGGCTGTGATAAGAATTGTGAATATGTATTTAATCCTACATATGATGGCAATGTTAGATATATTGGTGTTATGTCAATGGCATCAGGAGAAGCTGAGTACCCATATGGCATCACTATTGACGAGGTTGTTGTTGATAAGCAGGAGACAGAAGCTCCTAAGAACGAGGAGACAATTGTTCTTGAGGGAGATGCGCTTAAGTTTACTGAGGCATGGGAAGGTACTGAAGTAGACGGAGCAACTCTTGAGTTTGACAAAGAGTGGCGTGAGTACAGAGTTTCTCTTGGAAAGACACTTCCGGGACCTGATGTTAAGTCAGTAAAGGTTACATTTGCAGAAGCTAATAAGCAGAGCATCTGCATTAAGACATATGGAGGCGGTACAGAGCTCAAGGCTGACTATGGTAAAAATGGCAGCAAGAGCTACACAACATATCCTAATGTTACAGCTGATGTTGATGCAATTGCTATCATGGCAATGAATGAACAGACATATCCATTTAGCGTAACAGTAGAAAAGATTGAAGTTGTTGTAGATACAACTCCTGCAGAGGACAGACCTCAGGCTGGCGTTGAGTATGATATCGTCGACCTCAGAAAGCCTGTAGCAGAGCTTATGGGTGATGATTTCATCATCGGAACAGCAGCAAGCTACGATGAGTTTGGCGATCCACTTGATATGGAGCTTGTTTACAAGCACTTCAATGGAGTAACTCTTGGTAACGAGCTTAAGCCTGATTCAATGCTCAGAAAAGATGCTGAGATAGTTGATTATGAGCTCAATGGTGAGATGGTTCCATTCCCTGTTCTTGATTTCTCAAGACCTGAGGATCGTCTTGACAGATTCGTTAAGTGGAATGAAGAACATCCTGAAAAGAAAATCCAGGTAAGAGGCCATGTTCTTGTTTGGCATTCACAGACTCCTTCATTCTTCTTCCATGAAGATTATGACACATCCAAGCCTTATGTAACTCCTGACGTAATGAATAAGCGTCTTGAGATCTACATCAGAGAAGTTGCTAAGCACTTCACAGCAGAAGACAGCAAGTACAAAGATCTCTTCTATGGATGGGATGTTGTTAACGAAGCAGTAAGTGATGGAACAGGTACTTACAGAAATGCATCTGAGAGATCAGAGTGGTGGGGAGTTTACGGCTCACAGGAGTTCATCACAAACGCATTCGTATATGCTAACAGATATATGCCTGCTGATATCGCTCTTTTCTATAACGATTATAACGAGACAGTAAGCAGCAAGATGGGTGGTATCTGCCAGCTTCTTAGAGATGTTAAGGCAACACCTGGTGCAAGAATTGATGGTATGGGTATGCAGGCTCACTACCAGATTGCATCCAACAATCCTTCAATGGAGCAGTTCAAGACAGCAGCCAAGGCTTATGCAGCTATCGTTGACCAGGTTCAGGTAACTGAGCTTGACTTCAAGGGTGCTACAAGTGCCAAGGATGACAGACTTGCGGAGAGATACAAAGCAGTTTATGACACAATCAGAAGACTTAGAGAAGACGGCGTAAACTTCACAGGTATGACAATCTGGGGAGTAACAGATAAGCATTCATGGCTCCAGTCATCAAACAATAACGGTGGCGGCGCAGACGGAAGCGCAAGACAGTATCCACTTCTCTTTGATGATTACTACAAGGCTAAGGATTGCTTCTGGGCAATTGCAAATGCCGGAGAACTTGAGCCTGAAGTAAAGTCAATAACACTTGTACAGAATGTAAATAATGATTTCTCAGCTGGTAATGTATATGAGTTTGTTGCTGGCAAGTTTATCCCTATGTGGAGTGAGAATGGCATCGACGTTAAAGTTGTAATAAAAGATACAACAACTGGCCAGGATGATTTCTTTACAGTTTATGCAGATGACGGAACAGGAATCAAATCAGTAGTAGTAAAGAGAGAAGAAGCAACAGAAAATGAAAATGGATACGAGGCAGTAGTAAATGTTCCTGTTGACTTTGAAGCTCTTACAGCTAACAAGGTTAAGTTTGATATTGTAGTTAATGACGGTGATTTCCTTGCTGTATTTAACGACACAACATTTAAGCATGCTCAGTCCAGCAAGTTCTTTGCTGAAACAGTAATTAAGCCACTTGCAGTAGTTAAGAAGGGCACACCTGTTATTGATGGTGAGTTTGATGATGAAGCCTGGAAGACAGCAGATGAGCTTCCTGTAGCTATCAAAGTTGGTGCTAAGGCATCTGCAAGCGCCAAGATCCTTTGGGATGATGAATACCTCTATGTACTTGCTGATGTTAAAGATTCAGTTCTCAACAAGGCATCTTCAGATGCATGGGAGCAGGATTCAGTTGAAATCTTTGTAGATGAGAATAACAACAAGACAAGTACTTATGAAGCAGATGACAAGCAGTACAGAATCAACTTCGAGAATACACACAGCTTTAATGGTACAAAGTGTGTAGAAGAAAACATCAAGTCTGAAGTAGTTGTTACAGAAGATGGCTACAAGATTGAAGCAGCACTTAAGTGGACAGACATAGCTCCTGTAGAAGGTGCTAAGGTAGGCCTTGATATTCAGGTTAACGATGCAGACAACTCAGGCAAGAGAGTAGGAACACTTAACTGGGCTGACAAGACTGGTAATGGCTGGTCATCAACAGAAGTATTTGGAACAATTCTTCTTGCAGATGGATCAGATGTTCCTACACCAGAAGTTCCTACACCAGAGACACCAGAAGAACCTGAAGGAACACTTGTTACCAAGTATGGCAAGACATATGTAGTTACAGCAAATGGCGAGAAACTGACAGGTCTTCAGAAAGTAGATGGCAACATGTACTATTGCAAGGCTGATGGTAAGGTTTCAAAGAATGCATTATTTACATTTGAGGGTGCAGTTTACTGCGCAGGTGCTGATGGTGTTCTTGCAAGAAATGTTAAGCTTGAGAAATATCATAACGAATATTTCTTCGGCGATGATTGCAAGGCGAAGACTGGCTTTGTGACATATGATGGACAGGATTACTTCTGTAAGGACAATGGAAGAGTTGCCAAGGACTATATGATCACAGTTGGTGACAAAAAGTACTACGCAAAGAAAGACGGAACACTTGCTAAGAATGAGCAGATTGTTAAACTGTTCCGCAGATACACATTTGACGAGAACGGTGTTCTTATCAAGACAGAAAAAGGTATTTTCTAA
- the surE gene encoding 5'/3'-nucleotidase SurE yields MRKILITNDDGIESDGIRRLAEAAKEFGEVWVIAPESQRSAASHSITLRHPIDVHPYNFSVAGVHAYSCTGTPADCVRVGLLNILPERPDVIMSGINFGYNVACDIQYSATAGAAFEGEFQGVLSIAFSEGASSEHGATDKYLRDIMAELIDKPYVQGQIWNVNFPNCNGDECKGILRDRKVSRKSFFTDRYREVEEFANGGVSLVVDGVFNPQKEEETDYGAVLDQYVSIGIVRNVG; encoded by the coding sequence ATGAGAAAAATACTAATTACTAATGACGACGGAATTGAGTCAGATGGCATCAGAAGACTGGCAGAGGCGGCCAAAGAGTTTGGTGAAGTCTGGGTTATAGCACCTGAGAGTCAGAGGAGCGCTGCATCACACAGTATTACACTGCGTCATCCGATAGATGTCCATCCTTATAATTTTTCTGTCGCTGGAGTTCATGCTTATTCATGTACAGGAACACCGGCCGATTGTGTAAGAGTCGGACTTTTAAATATTCTTCCGGAGAGACCTGACGTGATAATGTCCGGAATAAATTTTGGCTATAACGTTGCATGTGATATTCAGTATTCAGCAACCGCAGGAGCAGCCTTTGAGGGAGAGTTTCAGGGAGTGCTTTCTATAGCTTTTTCTGAAGGAGCATCATCTGAGCATGGGGCAACAGATAAGTATCTGAGAGATATCATGGCGGAATTAATTGATAAGCCCTATGTTCAGGGACAGATCTGGAATGTGAATTTCCCCAATTGTAATGGAGATGAGTGTAAAGGAATACTCAGAGACAGAAAGGTTTCCAGAAAGTCCTTTTTTACAGACAGATACAGAGAAGTTGAGGAATTTGCAAATGGCGGTGTGAGCCTCGTTGTGGATGGTGTGTTTAATCCACAGAAAGAAGAGGAAACAGATTACGGCGCAGTTCTTGACCAGTATGTATCTATAGGAATTGTCAGAAATGTTGGATAA